The genome window GTATGCGTGTTTTTTGCTCGTCATAGCCTTTTTCTATTCTGCGTATATCATTGAGGATATCTTCCGCAAGTGCTTCGTCATCCTCTTCACAGGCAAGCGCCAACATTTCGCAGGTGTCGTTAAATAAAAGCTTGAGCTGCTTGAAGCTTTCCAGTCTGTCCTTTTCGGCTTTCAATTCAACCAGAGTCTTTTGAGATGCCTGTGGGTCATCCCAAAAGCCTTCGGACTGCACTTTTGCTTCCAGAGAGTCCACTTTTTCGGTCAGTGCGTTTATGTCCAGCGAAATCTCAAGCTCGTCTATTTTTGTTTTAAGTTCATCGAGTGTCTGCTTGGATTGTTCAAGAATAAGTATCAATGAGGTGCTCCTTACAATTAAAAATTTCCTTATACATATTATATACTATTTTTTCAAGAATGTAAAGACAAATTTATATAATTTTTCAAAAAATTTCTTTTATGTTTCTTTAGACGCTTAATTGTGCATCTGAATTCTGTGAAAAACGGATGATTTGTAAATATTATCTAAAAAAAAGATGTATTTTTAGATAAGTGTACAAACTATATTTAGTTATCAAAAAGCTATTGACAACTAGATGTAGTATGTGATATAATATTTTTACTTTCAAAAATGTTATCGGAGGATTTATATAAATGATACAGCAAATTAAAAAAAGAAACGGCGATGTTGTTGATTTCGACCCGTTAAAAATCAGAGCCGCCATAAGTAAAGCCAATAAAGCAGGCGGGGAAAACGAAATTTCCGACGAGACCCTTGACTGTATAACCAGACAGGTGGTTTCTGATATACCTAAGGACAGCGTTCCCACTGTGGAAGAAATACAAGATATAGTAGAGTCTACTCTTATTTCTTCGGGTTACGCGAAAACCGCAAAGGCGTATATTCTCTACCGTGCCGAGCACACCAAAATACGTCAGACCGAAAGTGACCTGATGGATATATTTAAGGAGCTTACCTTTTCCAGCGCAGCCGATGCGGATATCAAGCGTGAAAACGCCAATATTGATGCCGACACCGCTATGGGTACCATGCTCAAGTACGGCTCTGAGGGTGCTAAGTATTTTGTTGATAATTACATTCTTCCCAAGGATGTTGCCTCGGCTCATATGAACGGTGATATACATATCCACGACAAGGATTTTTATATGCTCACCGAAACCTGTTGCCAGATAAACCTTCTTGAGCTTTTTAAAAACGGATTTTCCACGGGACATGGATATCTGCGTGAGCCCAACGGAATAGGAAGCTATTCCGCACTGGCTTGTATAGCTATCCAGGCAAACCAGAACGAAATGCACGGCGGTCAGGGTATTCCCAATTTTGACTACTGCATGGCTCCCGGCGTTGCCAAGACATTCCGTAAAGAATACTTTAAATCTCTTGTAAAGTATATGTCTTTTAACCTTGGAAAAACAGCCGAGGAAGCACTCAAGATAATTGACAAAATCAAGCCTCAGATAAGTGAGTCGGTCGGAATCGGAAAGAAAGATGAAACACTTTCCGCACTCAATGCGGCGTTCTCCGGCTCATCGCTCAAACCCGCCGAAATTAAGGAAATGCATGAAAAAGCATTTGAAATGGCGTATTCCGATACCGAAAATCAGACATATCAGGCAATGGAGGCCTTCATTCATAACCTCAACACCATGAATTCCCGCGCAGGTGCACAGGTTCCTTTCAGCTCGGTGAACTACGGAACCGATACCTCTCCCGAGGCGAGAATGGTAATCAAGAATCTGCTTCTTGCCACCGATGAGGGCTTGGGAAATGGCGAAACTCCTATTTTCCCCGTACAGATTTTCAAGGTTAAGGAAGGCATCAACTACAACGAGGGCGATGTAAACTATGACCTCTACAAGCTGGCAATAAAGACATCTGCAAAGCGTCTTTTCCCCAACTTCAGCTTTATGGATGCTCCCTTTAATATGGAATACTATAAAGAGGGCGACTATAACACCGAGGTTGCGTACATGGGTTGCCGTACACGTGTAATGGGCAACGTTCATGACCCTGACAGACAGGTTACCTGCGGACGAGGAAACCTCAGCTTTACCTCTATAAACCTTCCCAGAATCGCTATCGAATCCAAGGGCGATCTTGCAAAATTCTATACTATACTTGATAAGCGTATAGACCTGGTTATCCGTCAGCTTATTAACCGTCTGCAGATTCAGTCCTCCAAAACTGTCAGAAACTATCCGTTCCTTATGGGACAGGGCGTGTGGATTGATTCAGAAAAGCTCGGCCCGGATGACAGTGTTGCAGAGGTACTTAAGCACGGTACTCTCAGCATGGGCTTTATAGGACTTGCCGAAACACTTAAGGTTCTCACCGGCTCTCATCACGGCGAAAGCGAAGCCTCCCAGAAGCTGGGTCTTGAGATAATCGGCTATATGAGACGCCGAATGGATAACGAATCCAAGAATCGCGGACTTAACTTTTCACTTCTTGCAACCCCCGCAGAGGGCCTCAGCGGACGATTTGTACGTATTGATAAAAAGCGATTCGGTATAATTCCCGGCGTTACCGACCGCGAATATTATACAAACTCTTTCCATATTCCCGTATATTTCCCTATCACTGCTTTCAAAAAAATCCAGCTTGAAGCACCTTACCATGCACTTACCAATGCCGGACACATCAGCTATGTTGAATTGGATGGTGACACCTGCAAAAACCCCGAAGCTTTCGAATCGGTTATCCGCTGCATGAAGGAAAGCGGAATCGGCTACGGCTCGGTTAACCACCCTGTTGACCGCGACCCTGTTTGCGGCTACACCGGTGTTATTGATGATGTCTGCCCCCGTTGCGGAAGACGCGAAGGCGAGGAACTTACCCCTGCAAAATACAAAGAACTCAGAAAACTTTATCCCAATATGCCTAATTTGGCAGGACAATACATACAAGGAGAAGAATAATATGAATACAACAGAAAAGAATGCACTCGGAAAAGGAATAAAATTCGAAAGAATCCGCCGTATCACAGGCTATCTTGTTGGTACAACAGACCGTTTTAATGATGCGAAACGCGCAGAAGAGCGTGACCGTGTCCGTCATAGTCTGAGCACAAAATAAGCCATGTCGGAACTTATGCTTTGCGGTATCGAATCGGAAAGTATAGTGGACGGCCCGGGCTTCAGATACGTTATATTCACTCAGGGCTGTCCACACAATTGTAAAGGTTGTCACAATCCGCAAACCCACCCTTTTGAGGGTGGGTTTAAAGCGGATATAGACCTGATACTTTCCGCTTTTGACGAAAATCCGCTTCTTTGCGGTATAACCTTTTCGGGTGGTGAACCGTTTTGTCAGGCGTCGGAACTTTTGCCGCTGGCGCGTGCGGTAAGGGCTAAAAATAAAGGCGTTATGTCTTACAGTGGTTATACACTGGAGGAACTTTTAAAACTTTCGGAAGAGAATCCCGATATAATGGAACTTTTGAAGCTGTGCGACTTGCTTGTCGACGGAAGATATGTTGAAGAACAACGCGACCTCACTTTGCGCTTCCGCGGCAGCCGCAATCAACGTGTTATTAACATGGGAGAATATTTTAAAACAGGAGAAATAAAACTGTATGAGTAGATATGAAGTATCGGAAAATGTTGAATTTTCCCCCGATCTCAGCCATGAAAATATATTGCTGAACAGAAAAAAGCTTTTGTCATTTGACCCCAATGCGGATTATCAGGTATGGAAAAATGCTGTCCGCGAGCGTCTTGATGATTTGCTCGGAGATATGCCTGAGAAGGTAGACCTCAAGGTGGAAGTGGAATGGGAAAAGGAAGAAGAAACATTTATTGAGCGTCGCTTTACTTTTTATTCTGAGTACCGCACACTGGTTCCTTGCCATCTGCTTATCCCCAAGACAGGCAAAGGCAAGTATCCTATGGTAATTTGTTTGCAGGGACACTCCAGTGGTATGCATATTTCGCTTGGCAGACCTAAATATGAAGGAGACGCGGCGCTTGTTGCCGACGGAGACAGAGATTTTGCGCCTCAGATAGTAAAAGAGGGCTATGCGGCTCTTGTTGTAGAACAGCGCGGCTTCGGTGAACGCCGTACACCTAAGCATCATGGTGATAATAACACTACATGTGCCCATCCGTCCATGGTTGCACTGCTTTTGGGCAGAACTATGGCAAGAGAGCGCGGATGGGATATTTCCCGTGCTATCGATGCGGTAGGGGAGACCTTCAAGGATATCGACATGGATAAAATTGCTCTTATGGGCAACTCCGGCGGCGGAACGGCAACATATTATACTGCTTGTTTTGAACCGCGTATAAAGGTCGTAATGCCATCATGTGCGGTCTGCTCGTTTGATACATCTATAGGCACACTTCGCCACTGTGACTGTAATTACATTCCCAGAATGGCAAAATACTTTGATATGGGTGAAATAGCATGCCTTATTGCACCACGTCCGCTCATTGTTGTCGCCGGTGCGAAGGACCACGGCTTCTTGTATCCCGGGGTAGAGAAGGTATACGATGTGATAAAGCAGATATACGAAAAAGAAGGAGCCCCCGAAAATTGTCAGCTTATCACCGGAGATGCAGGACACCGTTTCTATGCTGATATTTCATGGCCTGTGTTCAGAAAATATTTTGTAGGCGAGTAATACGCTTTTTCAATATTATAAAACAAAGTCACCGAGCAATCGGTGACTTTATTTGTTACTTATTACTTGTCAGTGGAGTTGATTACA of Oscillospiraceae bacterium contains these proteins:
- a CDS encoding anaerobic ribonucleoside triphosphate reductase, with amino-acid sequence MIQQIKKRNGDVVDFDPLKIRAAISKANKAGGENEISDETLDCITRQVVSDIPKDSVPTVEEIQDIVESTLISSGYAKTAKAYILYRAEHTKIRQTESDLMDIFKELTFSSAADADIKRENANIDADTAMGTMLKYGSEGAKYFVDNYILPKDVASAHMNGDIHIHDKDFYMLTETCCQINLLELFKNGFSTGHGYLREPNGIGSYSALACIAIQANQNEMHGGQGIPNFDYCMAPGVAKTFRKEYFKSLVKYMSFNLGKTAEEALKIIDKIKPQISESVGIGKKDETLSALNAAFSGSSLKPAEIKEMHEKAFEMAYSDTENQTYQAMEAFIHNLNTMNSRAGAQVPFSSVNYGTDTSPEARMVIKNLLLATDEGLGNGETPIFPVQIFKVKEGINYNEGDVNYDLYKLAIKTSAKRLFPNFSFMDAPFNMEYYKEGDYNTEVAYMGCRTRVMGNVHDPDRQVTCGRGNLSFTSINLPRIAIESKGDLAKFYTILDKRIDLVIRQLINRLQIQSSKTVRNYPFLMGQGVWIDSEKLGPDDSVAEVLKHGTLSMGFIGLAETLKVLTGSHHGESEASQKLGLEIIGYMRRRMDNESKNRGLNFSLLATPAEGLSGRFVRIDKKRFGIIPGVTDREYYTNSFHIPVYFPITAFKKIQLEAPYHALTNAGHISYVELDGDTCKNPEAFESVIRCMKESGIGYGSVNHPVDRDPVCGYTGVIDDVCPRCGRREGEELTPAKYKELRKLYPNMPNLAGQYIQGEE
- a CDS encoding ribonucleoside-triphosphate reductase, yielding MNTTEKNALGKGIKFERIRRITGYLVGTTDRFNDAKRAEERDRVRHSLSTK
- the nrdG gene encoding anaerobic ribonucleoside-triphosphate reductase activating protein; the encoded protein is MSELMLCGIESESIVDGPGFRYVIFTQGCPHNCKGCHNPQTHPFEGGFKADIDLILSAFDENPLLCGITFSGGEPFCQASELLPLARAVRAKNKGVMSYSGYTLEELLKLSEENPDIMELLKLCDLLVDGRYVEEQRDLTLRFRGSRNQRVINMGEYFKTGEIKLYE